The stretch of DNA GCGCTGGGCCGCGGTAATCGGCGCCGGCGCATCGGTGAGCGGATCTACGCCGCCACCGGACTTCGGGAAGGCAATGACGTCACGGATTGAATCAAATCCACCAAGTAGGGACACGATGCGGTCCCAGCCGAATGCGATGCCACCGTGTGGAGGCGCACCGTAAGAAAATGCATCGAGCAGGAAGCCAAACTTTTCCCGAGCTTCTTCTTCGGTGATGCCCATGACCGCGAAAACGCGCTCTTGCACTTCGCGACGGTGAATACGGATCGAACCGCCACCGATTTCATTGCCATTGCAAACGATGTCGTAGGCGTATGCGGTTGCGTCCCCTGGGTTCTGGTCAAAGGAATCCAGCCACTCCGGTTTTGGAGAGGTGAAGGCGTGGTGCACGGCCGTCCACTTAGAATTGCCGAGCGCGACGTCGCCGGACGCGGTGGCATCGGCGGATGGTTCGAAAAGCGGTGCGTCGACAACCCACGTAAAGGCCCAGTCGCCTTCCTTGATAAGACCGAGCTTGTTGGCGATTTCACCACGAGCCGCACCGAGCAGAGCGCGGGAAGACTTAACGTCGCCGGCGGCAAAGAAGATCGCGTCGCCGGGCTTTGCGCCCACGTGAGCTGCGATGCCGGTGCGCTCTGTATCGGTGATGTTCTTGGCTACTGGGCCACCTAGCTCGCCGTCTTCACCAACGGTGATGTACGCCAGTCCCTTGGCACCGCGCTGCTTTGCCCATTCCTGCCACGCATCGAATTGGCGGCGTGGCTGGGATGCGCCACCTTCCATGACGACCGCACCAACGTAGTCGTTTTGGAACACCCGGAAAGTGGTGTCCTTGAAGAAGTCGGTACATTCGACGATCTTGATGTCAAAGCGCAGGTCAGGCTTGTCGGAGCCGTAGAACTTCATGGCGTCTGCATACGTCATCCGTGGGATCGGCGTGGAAATTTCATAGCCGATGAGCTTCCAGATTTCGGAAATGACCTGTTCAGCGAGCGCGATCACGTCATCTTGGTCTACGAACGACATCTCGACGTCGAGCTGAGTGAACTCTGGCTGGCGGTCGGCACGGAAGTCTTCGTCACGGTAGCAGCGAGCGATTTGATAGTAGCGCTCCATTCCCGCGACCATCAGCAGCTGCTTAAAGAGCTGCGGAGACTGCGGCAACGCATACCATGACCCTGGCTTCAGACGTGCTGGAACGAGGAAGTCGCGCGCACCTTCTGGGGTAGAGCGAGTAAGCGTTGGAGTCTCAATTTCGGTGAAGCCGTTCTCATCGAGCACGCGACGCGCAGCCTTGTTCACTTCCGAACGCAAGCGAAGTGCGTTGCCCTGGGATTCTCGCCGCAGGTCGAGGTAGCGGTAGCGCAAACGAGTTTCCTCGCCGACTTCGCCGGAGTTGGACTGATCGTTGATCTGGAACGGCAACGCAGCTGCTTCGTTCAAGATCTCCAACTCGCTAACGTTGACCTCGATATCGCCGGAAGCAAGGTTCGGGTTCTCCGAGCCAGCAGGTCGAGCCTCCACGACACCGGTGACCTTAACGCAGTACTCGCTGCGCAGGGAGTGCGCGAGCTCGGCGACGGCGCTTTCCCGGAAAACCACCTGTGCGATTCCAGAACGGTCACGCATATCAATAAAGATAACGCCACCATGGTCACGTCGACGAGCAACCCAGCCCGTCAATGTCACCGATTGGCCAATGGATTCCTTACGCAGTTCTCCCGCGAGGTGAGTTCGCAACACTTGCAGTCGTGTCCTTCCAGCAAAGGTACTTATTTTGTCTTTGGATATCCTACTCTGACTGGCTTGCGCATTGTCACTCGGCCTCAATAAATATCTGGTCTCAGCTGCGCAACAATTTCCTGCAATAGTGATGCACCCAACGCTGTTTGGCTATATTTAAGCCATGACTTTTCGTAATGACGCAGATATCAGCGGACACAGCGCCAGCACTGGTGGCGGTGGCCGGGGTGGCATGATTGCTGGTGGCGGTATTGGGTCGCTGGTACTCGTCGGCATCTTCTTGCTCCTAGGCGGCAACCCTGCCGACATCGGCAGTATCCTGGGGTCGCCACAACAACAGGAACAACAACCTGCCCAGCAGCTAGAAGGCTGCAACACAGGAGCAGACGCCAATAACCGTGCGGAATGTCGCGTCGCGGCCACCCAGCTCTCAGTTGATCGCATTTGGAGCAAGGTACTTCCTGAGCAAGCTGGGATTGAATACCGCGCCCCAGAACACGTCGTTGTCTTCAAGGACACCACGCTGTCCGGCTGTGGCATGGCCTCGGCGAAAACGGGCCCCTTCTACTGCCCTGGTGACCAAAAGGCCTACTTCGACGTCTCCTTCTTTGACATGCTTGAGAAATTCGGCGGCAAAAACGCTCCACTGGCGCAGGAATACATCGTGGCCCATGAGTACGGGCACCACATCCAAAACCTGGAAGGCACGCTCGGTCTCTCCAATTACAACGACCCTGGCCAGGACTCCAACGCGGTTAAGATCGAGCTGCAGGCCGACTGCTACGCGGGCATCTGGGCTCACCACGCCGACGACGGAGCAGATGCTCTGATCGAACCAATCACCGACCAGCAAGTTCAGGACGCCATGAACACCGCCCGCGCGGTTGGCGACGAC from Corynebacterium epidermidicanis encodes:
- the ypfJ gene encoding KPN_02809 family neutral zinc metallopeptidase, yielding MTFRNDADISGHSASTGGGGRGGMIAGGGIGSLVLVGIFLLLGGNPADIGSILGSPQQQEQQPAQQLEGCNTGADANNRAECRVAATQLSVDRIWSKVLPEQAGIEYRAPEHVVVFKDTTLSGCGMASAKTGPFYCPGDQKAYFDVSFFDMLEKFGGKNAPLAQEYIVAHEYGHHIQNLEGTLGLSNYNDPGQDSNAVKIELQADCYAGIWAHHADDGADALIEPITDQQVQDAMNTARAVGDDNIQKRSGGEVRPDLWTHGSSEQRMNAFLTGYREGTMKSCDTLGKKQYR
- the aspS gene encoding aspartate--tRNA ligase, with product MLRTHLAGELRKESIGQSVTLTGWVARRRDHGGVIFIDMRDRSGIAQVVFRESAVAELAHSLRSEYCVKVTGVVEARPAGSENPNLASGDIEVNVSELEILNEAAALPFQINDQSNSGEVGEETRLRYRYLDLRRESQGNALRLRSEVNKAARRVLDENGFTEIETPTLTRSTPEGARDFLVPARLKPGSWYALPQSPQLFKQLLMVAGMERYYQIARCYRDEDFRADRQPEFTQLDVEMSFVDQDDVIALAEQVISEIWKLIGYEISTPIPRMTYADAMKFYGSDKPDLRFDIKIVECTDFFKDTTFRVFQNDYVGAVVMEGGASQPRRQFDAWQEWAKQRGAKGLAYITVGEDGELGGPVAKNITDTERTGIAAHVGAKPGDAIFFAAGDVKSSRALLGAARGEIANKLGLIKEGDWAFTWVVDAPLFEPSADATASGDVALGNSKWTAVHHAFTSPKPEWLDSFDQNPGDATAYAYDIVCNGNEIGGGSIRIHRREVQERVFAVMGITEEEAREKFGFLLDAFSYGAPPHGGIAFGWDRIVSLLGGFDSIRDVIAFPKSGGGVDPLTDAPAPITAAQRKEAGVDAKPKKAAE